The proteins below come from a single Nocardiopsis gilva YIM 90087 genomic window:
- a CDS encoding GTPase, with protein MAGPQADSGASPASDTARDAPEAPESAHRARGDDQWTGYVLPAKARRDAGWAAPAGNAWPPNRPAEPEPGSYPALRRAVDMQSGPHPTLADERGGQPSTDHPGQAVGPDAAGEEATGGAADAATASAVEETSSGAYPSLRRAVDRVGEGRARRRANPDLLADPDDGAGWRTDAAPVSSVRPGTGPQAAMGSSASEAAAEAADTTDGPTGPDGQGGRDGEHAQDSASSESSENGHAAERTDGARAERPSGGGRHAAPKKRAVAPTQPDGDAAAPHTPDDNSQSAAGERADPDDPDRLAAWVDALTEADSETSKIAGRRTGPIPALSEAVLSAMDKVAGKTPAGDGTKAPHTEAAQDADGTEASATEEAQEHADDEPAWTSSAVGDGDDDDDDDDEYRISSNDPWQPMPATTREELITRLDALATIVSIGREDFDPELIARARHLLDHAGARLRLSGDHTVVALAGGTGSGKSSLFNALCGLEFSRVGITRPTTSSAHACVWGNEGADGLLTWLGVPRRCRHSRTSVLDSDNSELSGLILLDLPDHDSVRAMHTAEADRLIGAADLLIWVLDPQKYADAAVHHRYLREMSGYGAVTVAVLNQVDRVEHDELEELLTDLRRLLETESGVQPRVLTTSVLTGQGVRGLRELLIETVTERRALIDRLVADLDQVIGGFERYQGSTEAPSVSEAGRLRLVTDLLAASGVSAIADTTETAHERRGCRRVGWPVTRWARKLRRDPLRAIRMGFHSDDDERGVAGPVDAHQAEIETATAEIADSVGGSLPAPWPKRLRAAARGNLRDLPVGLGNAISETVPDPENTPLWWQIVRIVQYTLVAVAGVGLAWIGTLLVSWIGGGLTGFALLDDPIYLGFAGAVAAATLAVGWLTDVGCRNLVSVAATQRRDQVERDSAEKVRTLADELVVAPLERELGRYREYREALGTALTKHG; from the coding sequence GTGGCGGGACCCCAGGCCGATAGTGGCGCGTCCCCCGCCTCGGACACCGCGCGGGACGCACCGGAGGCGCCCGAGAGCGCCCACCGCGCACGCGGGGACGACCAGTGGACGGGCTACGTCCTCCCGGCCAAGGCCAGGAGGGACGCCGGATGGGCGGCGCCGGCGGGCAACGCCTGGCCGCCGAACCGTCCCGCGGAGCCGGAGCCGGGCTCCTACCCGGCGCTGCGCCGGGCCGTCGACATGCAGTCCGGCCCGCACCCCACCCTCGCGGACGAGCGCGGGGGACAGCCGTCGACCGACCACCCCGGGCAGGCAGTGGGCCCGGACGCCGCGGGTGAGGAGGCCACCGGAGGCGCGGCCGACGCCGCCACAGCCTCGGCGGTCGAGGAGACGTCATCGGGCGCCTACCCGTCACTGCGCCGCGCCGTCGACCGCGTCGGCGAGGGCCGCGCACGGCGCAGGGCCAACCCCGACCTGCTCGCCGACCCGGACGACGGGGCGGGCTGGCGTACGGACGCGGCTCCGGTCAGCAGCGTGCGCCCCGGCACAGGTCCGCAGGCTGCCATGGGTTCGTCGGCATCGGAGGCCGCTGCGGAGGCCGCCGATACGACTGACGGCCCGACCGGTCCCGACGGCCAGGGCGGGCGGGACGGGGAGCACGCGCAGGACAGTGCGAGCAGCGAGAGCAGCGAGAACGGCCATGCGGCTGAGCGGACGGACGGCGCCCGCGCCGAGCGTCCGTCCGGCGGTGGTCGGCACGCCGCCCCCAAGAAGCGCGCGGTGGCGCCGACCCAACCCGACGGCGACGCCGCTGCCCCGCACACTCCGGACGACAACAGCCAGAGCGCCGCTGGCGAACGGGCCGATCCCGACGACCCCGACCGGCTCGCCGCCTGGGTGGACGCGCTGACCGAGGCCGACAGCGAGACCTCGAAGATCGCCGGACGCCGTACCGGCCCGATCCCGGCGCTCTCCGAGGCCGTCCTCAGCGCCATGGACAAGGTGGCCGGGAAGACGCCAGCTGGCGACGGCACCAAGGCGCCGCACACGGAGGCGGCCCAGGACGCGGACGGCACCGAAGCCTCCGCCACGGAGGAGGCGCAGGAGCACGCCGACGACGAGCCCGCCTGGACGTCATCGGCCGTCGGCGACGGCGATGACGATGACGATGACGATGACGAGTACCGCATCAGCTCGAACGACCCGTGGCAGCCCATGCCCGCCACCACGCGCGAAGAGCTGATCACCCGCCTCGACGCGCTGGCGACGATCGTCTCCATCGGCCGCGAGGACTTCGACCCCGAACTCATCGCGCGCGCCCGCCACCTGCTCGACCACGCGGGTGCGCGGCTCCGCCTCTCCGGCGACCACACCGTCGTCGCGCTCGCGGGCGGTACCGGAAGCGGCAAGTCGTCGCTCTTCAACGCCCTGTGCGGGCTCGAATTCTCCCGGGTCGGCATCACCCGGCCCACCACCTCCTCCGCGCACGCCTGCGTCTGGGGGAACGAGGGCGCCGACGGCCTGCTGACCTGGCTCGGCGTCCCGCGGCGGTGCCGCCACTCCCGGACGAGCGTGCTCGACAGCGACAACTCCGAGCTCAGCGGCTTGATCCTGCTCGACCTGCCGGACCACGACTCCGTCCGGGCCATGCACACCGCCGAGGCCGACCGCCTCATCGGCGCCGCCGACCTGCTGATCTGGGTCCTCGACCCGCAGAAGTACGCCGACGCCGCCGTGCACCACCGCTACCTGAGAGAGATGTCCGGGTACGGCGCGGTCACGGTGGCCGTCCTCAACCAGGTCGACCGGGTCGAACACGACGAGCTCGAGGAGCTCCTCACCGACCTCCGGCGGCTGCTGGAGACCGAGTCCGGCGTGCAGCCGCGCGTGCTCACCACCTCCGTCCTCACCGGCCAGGGCGTCCGTGGCCTGCGCGAGCTGCTCATCGAGACGGTCACCGAGCGCCGGGCGCTGATCGACCGGCTCGTCGCCGACCTCGACCAGGTCATCGGCGGCTTCGAGCGCTACCAGGGCTCCACCGAGGCGCCGAGCGTGTCCGAGGCGGGCCGCCTGCGCCTGGTCACCGACCTGCTGGCGGCGAGCGGTGTCTCCGCCATCGCCGACACCACCGAGACCGCCCACGAGCGCCGCGGGTGCAGGCGCGTGGGCTGGCCGGTCACGCGGTGGGCGCGCAAGCTCCGCCGGGACCCCCTGCGCGCGATCCGGATGGGTTTCCACAGCGACGACGACGAGCGCGGCGTCGCCGGTCCCGTTGACGCCCACCAGGCCGAGATCGAGACCGCGACCGCCGAGATCGCCGACAGCGTCGGCGGCTCCCTTCCCGCGCCGTGGCCCAAGCGGTTGCGCGCGGCGGCCCGCGGTAACCTCCGCGACCTTCCGGTCGGCCTGGGCAACGCGATCAGCGAGACCGTGCCCGACCCCGAGAACACCCCGCTGTGGTGGCAGATCGTGCGCATCGTGCAGTACACGCTGGTGGCCGTGGCAGGAGTGGGCCTGGCCTGGATCGGCACACTGCTCGTCAGCTGGATCGGGGGCGGCCTGACCGGCTTCGCTCTCCTGGACGACCCCATCTACCTCGGCTTCGCCGGCGCCGTCGCCGCAGCGACCCTCGCCGTGGGGTGGCTGACCGATGTGGGTTGTCGCAACCTCGTGTCGGTCGCCGCCACCCAGCGGCGCGACCAGGTGGAGCGGGACAGTGCCGAGAAGGTCCGCACTCTCGCCGATGAGCTGGTCGTCGCGCCGTTGGAGCGGGAGCTGGGCCGCTACCGTGAGTACCGCGAGGCGCTCGGCACGGCTCTGACGAAGCACGGCTGA
- a CDS encoding GTPase, giving the protein MPRPPAAPESTGSGETKAGPASAPKRSTPGRHERARSPVPSKAKHRGAVADDSGFEKVLEGLRASIRDIGFAEGLPGAAEGETARADVLHQLDDYVLPRVRRPDTPLLIAVAGSTGAGKSTLVNSLVGEQVTTTGVRRPTTNSPVLACNPADVDWFNESSFLPTLPRVRQEGLAMPGKDGMLVLAASECMPEGVALLDTPDVDSAVAAHHEFASKFLDAADLWVFVTTSRRYADARVWEFLQVARDRDTSLAVVLSRVPERGHQQLTEHFGAMLDANGLGNAARFHIPETDQIAGERFTANTADRIRGYLADVAGDLAQRDRVSRRTFIGVIDSFRTRVPELAKQVERQVEVGRVLEKAVNTAYATAISDVGRSVQDGSLLRGNLLARWQDIAASGELARTMRIRGKRKAKTSDDAAARVNALQGAVRDSLQALIVSAAERAAEQVTERWEEVHGAGALAESARGDDSTGDLARRVREAISGWQKRVTEMVAADGATKRSVARFVTFDATAFTLVLIVDLLGYASVESTTPRSGGPPPQRLLKGLFGAESLRNIGTMARDDLQRCVTELLEHERTGFTDALTAAGLPQEADAVQLTQATYDLEIAR; this is encoded by the coding sequence ATGCCCCGGCCGCCTGCTGCGCCGGAATCGACAGGGTCAGGTGAAACGAAAGCAGGGCCGGCCTCGGCCCCGAAACGGAGTACGCCCGGTCGGCATGAGCGTGCTCGGTCCCCCGTCCCCTCCAAGGCCAAGCATCGCGGAGCGGTCGCCGACGACAGCGGGTTCGAGAAGGTCCTGGAAGGGCTGCGCGCCAGCATCCGGGACATCGGCTTCGCCGAAGGCCTGCCCGGCGCCGCCGAGGGCGAGACGGCGCGCGCCGACGTCCTGCACCAGCTCGACGACTACGTGCTGCCGCGGGTCCGCCGCCCCGACACCCCTCTGCTGATCGCCGTCGCCGGCTCCACCGGCGCCGGAAAGTCCACCCTCGTCAACAGCCTCGTCGGTGAACAGGTCACCACCACCGGCGTGCGGCGGCCGACCACCAACAGCCCGGTGCTCGCCTGCAACCCGGCCGATGTCGACTGGTTCAACGAGTCCTCCTTCCTGCCCACGCTGCCGCGCGTCCGGCAGGAGGGGCTGGCCATGCCGGGCAAGGACGGCATGCTGGTGCTGGCCGCCAGCGAGTGCATGCCCGAGGGGGTCGCCCTGCTGGACACCCCCGACGTCGACTCCGCGGTCGCGGCGCACCACGAATTCGCCTCGAAGTTCCTGGACGCCGCCGACCTGTGGGTGTTCGTCACCACCAGCCGCCGCTACGCCGATGCCCGGGTGTGGGAGTTCCTGCAGGTCGCCCGCGACCGGGACACCTCACTCGCGGTGGTGCTCTCCCGTGTGCCCGAGCGCGGCCACCAGCAGCTGACCGAACACTTCGGCGCGATGCTGGACGCCAACGGCCTCGGCAACGCGGCCCGGTTCCACATCCCCGAGACCGACCAGATCGCGGGTGAGCGCTTCACCGCCAACACCGCCGACCGGATCCGCGGCTACCTCGCCGACGTCGCGGGTGACCTCGCCCAGCGCGACCGCGTCTCGCGGCGCACCTTCATCGGGGTCATCGACAGCTTCCGCACCCGCGTCCCCGAACTGGCCAAGCAGGTCGAGCGGCAGGTCGAGGTCGGCCGGGTCCTGGAGAAGGCGGTGAACACCGCCTACGCCACCGCGATCTCCGACGTGGGCCGGTCCGTCCAGGACGGGTCGCTGCTGCGCGGCAACCTGCTGGCCCGCTGGCAGGACATCGCGGCCAGCGGCGAACTCGCCCGCACCATGCGGATCCGCGGCAAACGCAAGGCGAAGACGTCCGACGACGCCGCCGCGCGCGTGAACGCCCTGCAGGGCGCGGTCCGCGACAGCCTGCAGGCCCTCATCGTGTCCGCGGCGGAGCGCGCGGCCGAGCAGGTCACCGAGCGGTGGGAGGAGGTCCACGGCGCGGGGGCGCTCGCGGAGTCCGCCCGGGGCGACGACTCCACCGGCGACCTGGCCCGCCGTGTGCGGGAGGCGATTTCGGGCTGGCAGAAACGCGTGACGGAGATGGTCGCCGCCGACGGCGCCACCAAGCGGTCCGTCGCCCGGTTCGTCACCTTCGATGCCACCGCGTTCACTCTTGTCCTCATCGTCGATCTGCTGGGATACGCGTCGGTGGAGTCGACGACACCGCGTTCCGGGGGACCGCCCCCACAGCGATTGCTGAAAGGGCTCTTCGGGGCCGAATCGCTGCGTAACATTGGCACGATGGCACGCGACGACCTGCAGCGGTGCGTCACCGAGTTGCTGGAACACGAGCGCACGGGCTTCACCGACGCCCTGACCGCCGCGGGACTGCCCCAAGAAGCCGATGCCGTCCAGCTGACCCAGGCCACGTACGACCTTGAGATTGCGCGATGA
- the cobA gene encoding uroporphyrinogen-III C-methyltransferase translates to MNGRDVLVVGGGRVAQRRVPNLLEAGAKVTVIAPEVTAALEDLASSGRITWHQRGFEPGDVRDGRLGAFWLVHAATDVPEVNSAVAEEAEAARLWCVRADDRHAATAWTPATGTVGDVTVGVVANGDPRRAAGLRDAVTDGLSDGTLDARRGREPLRGVALVGGGPGDPGLITVRGSQLLSQADVVVVDRLAPTSLLDRLPADVEIVDAAKIPYGRSMKQDEINRILVERALDGRFVVRLKGGDSFLFGRGGEEAAACAAAGVPVSIVPGVTSALAGPASAGIPPTHRGVAQDLHVVSAHVAPGDRRSTVDWAGLARQHGTLVVLMGVERIGAIAASLTEHGRAADTPVAVIQDSTLPTQRTVIATLGTVAQAVADSGVRPPAIIVIGEVVDAARELDILHQGPGEPRVRTDGSGGDESPEGNRIR, encoded by the coding sequence ATGAACGGGCGCGACGTTCTGGTCGTCGGAGGCGGCCGCGTCGCCCAACGCCGGGTCCCCAACCTCCTGGAGGCGGGGGCGAAGGTGACCGTGATCGCGCCCGAGGTCACGGCGGCCCTGGAGGACCTCGCCTCCTCCGGACGCATCACCTGGCACCAGCGCGGCTTCGAGCCGGGTGACGTGCGCGACGGCCGTCTCGGTGCGTTCTGGCTCGTCCACGCCGCGACCGACGTCCCCGAGGTCAACAGCGCTGTCGCCGAGGAGGCCGAAGCGGCCCGGCTGTGGTGCGTCCGCGCCGACGACCGGCACGCCGCCACCGCGTGGACACCCGCCACCGGCACAGTGGGCGACGTGACCGTGGGCGTGGTGGCCAACGGCGACCCGCGTCGGGCGGCCGGACTGCGCGACGCCGTCACCGACGGCCTGTCCGACGGAACGCTCGACGCGCGCCGCGGCCGGGAACCGCTGCGCGGCGTCGCCCTGGTCGGCGGCGGCCCCGGCGACCCCGGCCTGATCACCGTGCGCGGCAGCCAACTGCTCTCCCAGGCCGACGTCGTCGTGGTCGACCGGCTGGCCCCGACCTCCCTGCTGGACCGCCTGCCCGCCGACGTCGAGATCGTCGACGCCGCCAAGATCCCCTACGGCCGCTCCATGAAGCAGGACGAGATCAACCGCATCCTCGTCGAGCGCGCGCTCGACGGCCGGTTCGTCGTGCGGCTCAAGGGCGGCGACTCCTTCCTCTTCGGCCGCGGCGGCGAGGAGGCGGCGGCCTGCGCCGCGGCCGGCGTCCCGGTCAGCATCGTCCCCGGCGTGACCAGCGCGCTGGCCGGCCCCGCGAGCGCGGGCATCCCGCCCACCCACCGCGGCGTCGCCCAGGACCTGCACGTCGTCTCCGCCCACGTCGCGCCGGGCGACCGGCGCTCCACCGTCGACTGGGCCGGGCTGGCGCGGCAGCACGGAACCCTCGTGGTACTCATGGGCGTGGAACGCATCGGCGCCATCGCCGCTTCGCTGACCGAGCACGGGCGCGCGGCCGATACCCCCGTCGCCGTGATCCAGGACTCCACGCTGCCCACGCAGCGGACGGTCATCGCGACGCTCGGGACGGTCGCGCAGGCAGTCGCGGACTCCGGAGTGCGTCCTCCGGCCATCATCGTCATTGGAGAAGTGGTGGATGCGGCCCGGGAACTTGACATACTGCACCAGGGACCGGGTGAGCCGCGTGTGCGGACAGACGGCTCCGGTGGCGACGAATCCCCCGAGGGGAACCGGATCAGGTGA